Within the Poecilia reticulata strain Guanapo linkage group LG13, Guppy_female_1.0+MT, whole genome shotgun sequence genome, the region CTTCATTGTGATATAAATTGACATTATGTGCACAGTAAAtatataatactgcccctttaaactaaaaaaaaaaaatacagatgcTAATATTGTGCAAATAACTGCTCTTCTGAATAATCTTGAGGTTTACTTGGTCTTGGAAGAAGAGTCCTTCTCTAAACGTTGTAAAGTCGCCTGGACTTTTTTCTGCACTTTGCGAAAGTGAAGCCTCTTCCAGAAGCTCGTTTGCTTCTCACGTCCCCACTCCAggtcctggaggaaaacctttAGAGAAGAAGGAGAGGAAACGCATTTCAGAGTAAGAACAGAGTAAATAGTGACACTGATTCTAGATGGGCGCAGGATAACACCATCGCACTGCGGAGAAAAACCTTGATGCTCATTCTCAactcagtcattcacacacacattcacacacacggTGGCAAGCTATGGGATTGTAGCTATATGTGTGGGCTGTTTTCAGTCAGTTGAGCTTTCTGAGTGATCAAAATGAACCTCCAGCTCCAGTTGGACCTCGTCCCAAccaagttatttaaaaagagtTTCCTTTGATTACTGCCCTAATTTTTAGATGATTAGTCAAACGAGGTTCTTTTGGTTCCTTGATCATTCTAACAGACACAATCTTTGTGGTTTATCTAAAACATTGAATTCGTTCTGGACAGAACCCTCACCTGCTGAAagcttttagcatttttttgtttagaaagtcACTTCTACCAGGTCCTGATCATATCCTGAGGTCATGACCCCCCATTTCAGAGgaatttttattgtcattgtcagaAAGACAACGAAATTGCAGTTCCAGTACAACCATCCATTACACAACACGAGATTCCGATAGCAGAAATTTATTTAGGTCAGGCTGACATCAGTTTACTGCCTGCCTTGAAAGTCTCGCTGGTGATTCTCAATGGCAAATCCAAACAGCCAAATTTTAGGGTCTTCCACCTGATCCGAGCGAACAACATTCTCCAAGGTCATACCACATCCATTCTGAGTCCGAGATCCACTGCCCGGCTACGGTCCTGTTCCAGGATTGCACCCAGTCTGCGGCTCAGCTCCTGTATCATCTCAGTCTGAGTGTTGATCTCTCTGCAGATCCCATCAACCATACCCAGCAGCCGTGAAGTGGCCAAAACGGCCACCGGCATCTTCCAAAATTTCCAATAAGCAGAAAACCTGTTATCATAATCATGTACACATCTTCAACATCCTCGACTGACAGCGTCGTCAGACACACAGTCTTCCACTTCCATCCAGAATCCATCGTGTATCCAGCGAAGAATGTTCTGTCGGGACACGAGGGTTCCCCTTTACCCGGTTTCCCAGGGGAAAAAATTTTATCAATTGCGTTGAGAGACCAgctgaccagatccataatttgcaACTTCAGAAGCTATGCAAGGACAGAGACGCTGAGCAGGGAAAATAGGGAGGGCAGGGAGACAGAGAAAGTGCGTCCTCCTCCTTCGaaagacagagcagaaaaagtgtgtaccttcagctgctgcttgaCCCGTTTGTGGTCCCAGGATGAAGCATTTTCTTGTATCACCCTGAGTATGGGGTGCCAACCACCTGAGATGTCCGAGCCTTCAGTGACAGACGCCAGGACTTTGACTTGTTGGTTGTTGCCTTGGTTACCAGTTACACCCCGGCCATACAGCGACTGCTTCCCCTCATCAGTGATAGGATTAAGATACAAGCTGCACAGGGACACAGACATGTTCACAGACTGACATTCTTATAAGacacataaatacatttatgaacGTTGCGTGTGTtgggggggcagggggggaggtggggggttATCAGGGGATCCAGATGTTTTTCAGCTAATCTGCATGAGGTCACAAGGTCAGATGTTGATTATCTGGCATCTTCTGATACTAAAAGTAAttgtaatgctttttaaaaatattaactagacattttcacacatttgctTACAATACagtattcaatttaaaatactACATTTACATCTTAATTTTATGATATtgcataaatgaaaaatagaaaaataacatttatgaaCTTTTGGCTAATTTGGCAGAAATCTCACACCTCAGGTGACAAGAAGTTCAAAACTTTTCTATGAACATTGATAATTGTTACCGTATCGGTTTGATCCTTTATTGGCTCTTGGAAAACCCAAATGTTTCTCACAGCAGAGAAATGATGGCTTCACACCACTTCTTAAAATTCTTTGGATACATTTTCAAGAGCAAAAAGATTTAATCCAAGCCAGTCATGTTTGTGTCATTGTTTCACAGCAACACCTTATACAATCTGGATCGCAAAATACTTGAGTAAATCCACTCTCCAGCTTATATTCCTCCTGTGTTGAGGAATATAAGCTCGtgggataagatcggcttcacatgtaagtatctgTCCATCACGATCTCCCAAGTCAGTGATAAGTCAGTGAATCTCTACTGGCCACCTTTCTTCACTCTTTCGATTTACTCTCCTGATATAATTGGAGAAATTGCTGCGAATACCTTGAtgctttctctctgtctttctggaCAGAGTAGCATAAAGCATTTGCTCGCGTGATTATGAGACCAATGCATCCACCCTGAATCCAAACTGGAGTGACttagaaaacagattaaaagaagTTATGCATTTCTGTCCATTAAACATTAAACCGTTTGTATTTTGCTAATCAGCACCATTTGAGAAAACTTAAGTCATTGAGTAATTATTCATATCACAGCTTCGCTAACATACCAAACCCCTTTAACTTGTTTTTGAAACCTtcagaatgtatttatttacttcctgtgtgtttgtttttctttttcaagctCATACATGTTTCACACTCGCTGTCATTACAAcaaagcattgttttttttttttttttgcaataacgttaaatgagaaaaaggaggaaatgaaaTCCAACTAGAATTACTTATAAATACAGTTAGTGCAGTGAGGAAACACATACTGTAAGGTGTGTATGGTGGGATGCTCCCTGCAGGCATCAACCAGAGCCACAGCTGCCTCGTCGCTGATAGCATTGTAAGCCACGTTGAGCTCCTCCAGACCTGTGTGCTGCGGCAGCCTCTCAGCCAGCTCCAGAGCCCCGCTGTTGCCCAGCCCAGTGTGCATTAGGGACAGGTAGATCAGAGACTGGTTCTGGGGCAGCGCCTCCAGCAGGATGCGGACTCCAGAGTCCAGCAGTGGGTTATCACAGAGCCTGGAAGGCAACACCAGATGCTGAGACAagattgtaaaattaaaaatactacCATTAATGTACTTAATTAATGAAAtcagataaaatgcaaataaatatacttAAATGTATGTTTACACTTTCTTTGTGGACAATatctcaaaatattttgcacattttcaaaagaaaaatcaacgataaaatgttcaaaatgataATTTcgtttttttgcttgttttgttgaaaaataaagtttaatttaatttttcaattaaattaaattgaaaaaattactttagaaCTGGCACTACCAGTACTAAATTGgcagagaacaaaaataaataaactataagCCTATAACTTCCTGCCAGGTTCAGAACTAAAAAAGCCTTTCAGACAAAAAGTGAAGAGTCTTCCAGGAAAAAATAAGCCTGTCTGCCGTTTACTCAGAATTATGCTTCATCTCATTTTCATGAGGAAAAATTGCAAAGTGAGAATTTCTAAAAGGTTTTTGATCAGCTTAACGTGCTTTAGGATTTCTGAATGTGTGACATACAGGCCTTTGAATAACTCCTAGCCGAACATGAACCCACGGCTGAACCCTGACGTAAGCGTCTTACTGTAAGGAACTAATGCAGGTCTCGGGGTCCAGAAGCAGATCTTTCAGTAGGATGCAGGAATCAGGACCCAAGTTGTTGAACTGCAGACTGAAATCAACAACAAGACATAAACAGCTAATAACTGTTaacacacagcaaaaacaactGTAATTATGGCTCTGCTACAGTCAATCcttgttagaaaataaattgaacattcatattttcaaatactCATTTGCTGGTACTGTTTGAATTAGAGAAGCTGTTATTGTTATATTAAGGAGGTTTTCTCACTCCTGGATGAAGATGGACCCACAACTTGACAAAAACAGTAAACCCCTTTGCTCTGTTACAGATCATCATTTATACTTACATACAATTCTAATATAAATTaagtgtttctattttttttagatgccaAAACACACATATTGTTAAAGCATTGTGCCAAAGATAGACCTCCGTTGATATCTGGTCTTACTTGAGGCTGTATGCATGCCTGAAAGCCGGCCCCAACATCAGCAGCATGTTATGAGTCAGGAGGCAGGAGGACAGGTCCAGCTCCTTCAGGTGATAActgtgaaaagaaacaaacattcaaaacaacacaattttacaGCCACCAACATAAACAAAGAGAGTCTAaagctcattttgaaatttctttacaaatttAGTTTACAAGTTTTCACAAACAATGTACATGTCTTCATATGTGTTTGTAACATAGAACTCAgatattagttgttttttaccAGTTTTTCTAGAGAGGAAAAGGAGATTTTATTGGCCTAAACAACCTATTCAAATGGGTGAAAAATGAACTTTACCTTGCAGACGTGCATGAAAGGACAGAGCTCAATATGAAGCATTTGAGTGAAGTCATCCGAACGTTGGTtagacaaatgtttttgattgagGACAGCACCTCTACAGTCAGTCTGGGATTCTGAAACTCATACAGGAGGACTAGCAGATCCATCAGCTCCTCTGGTGGCTGAGGCTTACTTAGCTCTGGAATAAAGAAAGAAGTCTGCTtgctaaattatttagtaaaGGTAGTAGGATATCTTATTTGcagatgtaattatttttttcaaaaatgatgaCTTATTTCAAGTAGAAATCTTAAAGGGGAGGAGGAATGCAAGAGTGAGTTGTTGCCCCCTAgtgaaaagaaatatgaaagtACCAGTTCCAGGGATAGTTCATGGTAGGCCAACTTATTAACATAACATGTAAAAGACGGGCATTGAAAAAGAGTCTGGCGCTCACGATTAAAACGCATATCTACGTTTGTCCTGCTTGGTCATTTCTAAGACTAGCCAAGAACAACCAGTACCTGCATTTGGCTTTAATACCAAatttcagacacaaaaaagacagaaatccaCATACAACTTGCCAATGAgccacattaaataaatgtcagattttcaaACACAACCTCTTTGAAAAGAAGACCACGGAGTCTGGTCTAGTTTACACTATCTACAGAGCCACTTGTTCAAAAAGTTGGGCATGAATTTAAGAGAATGACAGACAATGTCCTGACCTTGTCTGACCCTGATGCCGGCCTAACCTCATGTCTTCCTTCCAGCAATTTGGCGTCAAGTTCCAATATAAATTAAACTTCAATTACTCACCTCAGGAAAACCTAagaaaaaatttacatttgaatgGAAAACAACTATCATCAAATATTTACGTGTTAATTTAAGGTGTTAATACCTTAAATGGACAGTCTTATGTAAAATCCACCTTTTGGAGCTTTATATCATTCtacaatgttattccctcatcaaaaacatgtggagtgtttgttttattctttcatgcagGTTTAAGAAATCTTTTCATCTCTTTGGTTGCCATTCTAGGTGTAGAAAATGAGTGACGGCCTTTTCAACAAATTTGATGAATTCCAATAAAACTTGTATTTGGATATTAAGATTTGTTCTGGGTGGAAATTAAAATTTATGATCTGCAGATAAAGATATGTAGGGCTCCCCTACTATTATAGTGCATTTGTCTATTTTTCAAAAAGCCACTCCAGTCTTCATCAAATAATAAGGGCATTACATCATTCATACTCTGTGCTAAAATAGTTGTGTGTAATTCATAGtccaaattcaaaaacatttattggcCTATAGGATTAACAATCTGTTTGGATGGTTAAGGATTTGTAGTAGGTTTCAAATTAGGGCTGCACcaattgtagttttctggacAATCACCGATCTTTCAAAAGCCTGCCTTACCGATTCTGACTTTGGCCCaaatgtctgaatttttttgtctgaaattttgCTAAATACAACAAGAAAGTCACTcagttggtaacagtggggtgactattaaCTGAaaacgtgcagacatgacctggtgggctggactgacagaccggcccaccagaagaggacagtggtggATTTTTACCCTTCTTCTGAGGTTGGTAAGATCGAACAATAATATCGGCTTCACATGTCGCAATGAGAAACTGGGCAGAGTGTGCATTTACCTCTTACAAGGTACTTCCTGAGGGCATGTGTTATCTGAACAACCGTGGTGCTTTGGATGTTGCAGTCTAGTTGCTGAAGAAGTACCCGATTATTATATTGTAACAGTCCTCCCATGAAGATGGGGTAAAGCTCAAAAGATTTGCTGTCATCAAACTGTTGTGGCTGTGGGCCATGGACTCCCAAAAGGCTTTGCTCCACTTGATCCAGAACATCGTCGTTATGGCTGTCTTCAGTGCGGAACATTTCAACGGCCATAGTTCTGGCAATTTTGCCTTTGTTGTAGGTGCTTATTTTCTCATAAAGCTTTGGAAAAAGCTTAAGCAGGTTGAATATAGCAAAGAGCCTGAGTGGAATAAACTTGGAAAGGATGTTCATGAGGGCACTGACATCCTCACTTGCCTGACCAATGGCTACAGACACCTGGCTAGTTAGCTTCTGCAAAGCGGATTTGTTTTCCCCTAAAACTATATAGAGAGCTGCTAGGTACTCCTGCAAGGCTGGGACAGCAAACACGTACAGCTTCTCGTTGTCTTCACAGAGTTCTTTTGAAGAATGGTTCCTACTCTTTACACAAGGAGCCAGGAAGAAGTCTAGCACATCAGTCTGGAACACGGCCAGCTGATGCAGCTCTTCGTCCGTCTTGGTCTTTCCACCAATCCACTGTTCCAGTTCTTTGTCTGAGAAAGAGGTGCGCTTGTTCATCACACCATCAAACGCAAGTTTTCCAACTGTAAGGACAACATACTTCATTAAAGAACTTTGATGCTCCTGAGAGGATGGACTTGTCCCAGTTCTTGTGCCAAGCACCTCACCCCCAAAGTTAAGCCGAAAAAAGCTAGTATAGATACCGGTCAGAGTGCGGATGGGGGCCTGAGGAGTCGTAAAATGAAGAAAGTGTAAGGTAGCACACGTGAGCCAGCAGTAAGAGGGAAGAAAGCAAACGGCAGCCAGCTGGCTTTCGCTCTGCAGGTTGAGGTAAAGGAGCTCTATCAGTGTCTGGGCCTCCTTGTTCTGTGCTGCTTCTTCACTCTGCAGCAGGCGGCTGGTGAAGTACGCACGCTGGCGATCCGGGTCATTGAAACCACAAATCTGTGCATAACGACTCACATACTTCTGAGGGATGCGTTCCACAGCAGACAGTCTGGTGGCCATTAAGATACTGGCCTAGGAGACAGAGCAAAGaagtttaacacaaaaaaaaagaaaacaactggaCATTTCAAAATTACACTACACTTCACAAATGATGTTCTGTTGACAAGGAATATTTTAACAACTCAATATCTGCTAACCCTTAACCTATTGTATTTATAATTTGGTTTGGGCACAAAGTCTTTTTCTCTGAAGAAcaaagttttacattaaataatataatggAAATGTTCAATTGATTCTGATATTTCTTCCAActagaagatttttttctttactgtgaCAAATGCCTTAATGACAGTATATTGTGGAATCtgctttcttttcataaaaaaaagaagaggaagagccCATTACTCTGATAAAATGGTTTTGGTGATTCTGACAGTCTATAAGAGGACTGTTAGATATTGAtacaatttttataaaaacagtatttacCATCTAGTTTCAATGTACATTTAAACTTCACACAAGTCAAATTCTGTGTGGTACTGCTTGTCTTTAGCTGTTTTGCTTTACGAGGACCGAAAAGACAACTTATGGCTGCACATAAACCTAAACCAGAAAGAAGggaaactggaaacaaaaggCTAGAAAACATTATTCATGAACAATGGTTTACCTCAGGAAGAAGATATTTCCTCAGCAGGTTCACAATGAGTACACTTGGTGGAAGAGGCTCATTGGGATCACTGCACAGCTCAGAGGACCCGATTCGGAAGTCAAGTTGCATCTTTTCCATCCcattaaagaggaaaagcaCATCCTTAGCGTGGTCTCTATCCCCACTGAGTAAAGGATGGTTTTTCAAATGAAGATACTTCCTGCCAACCAGATCTCTTAAAGAAACTGCCCTGTTTAAGAGATGATAATGACCATTATTAAACAGCAAGGTTTGATTGAAAGTTAACACACAGGCTGAGCAAAAGTagggttttccccagaaaacttgttAAGCCTGGTGGTCGGGGCACTGAGGCGGTCCACCAGGAGGTTCATTGcgtgtttgtgttaaaaaattttaatacacaaacattaaatgtaaaaaaatattactaggTCATTTATAAGTTCCTGGAATACATTGCAGACAATACTTAACCCCACAACTAtagtttaaaaaagacaaatcaaaaTCCTCCAGGCTTCCTATCCTGTTCAATGCATCCATCAGGAACCATTCTGCTCAGCCAGTGAGATGATCAGCGCAGTACAGACACTTGCAGTgagattatgtaaaaaaaaaaaaaaagtagtgatttttaaaattatttttattgtttattaaaccaaaacaagcaATGCCTAGCCTGCTTTATAATACATGTGGGGAAACCTTGTAATGTAttggtttttaaattttattgctAATCTAACACAGTTGTATCATAATCcagagtttcccccagaaaacttgctaagcccggtggtcggggtgCCGAGGcagtccaccgtgtttttgtattaaaagatgttaaggtgacaggaaattaaaaaaatataactctGTAACATACCAAACCCCTTTATATGCGTTACGGGAAAACATCGCCAGTGAAACACtacttaaacccacaactagtcttaaaaacaacaaatcaaaatatacaattaagatgaatatcaattatttgcacttttgtttaatgcaaattaattcagcggctccatcaggccccccagggtttcaggggccccataaatgctaatattttaacatagaccacagatacataaaagtaacatttgtttattgagatgaccaatgctgctaaattttaGTCaatttcagcatacataaactacaagattttaaattgtttaacatttaaatgtaagattttaaggagctggcaagtttgctttgtaaaagttcaaagaacaatattcatagttagattgtttagTTATAttagctacaatctgatgctgtgagtttagtctttgagtttgagctctgttgttcacaaatacaatttagtcagggccgtgcagagacctttGGAGGGGCAGGGgctcaaaattaaaaaagggcacattgaacaagatcttaaaacacCGTACAACAACATAGCAACAACCCATATTAATCTAGAATTTCATTGGATCCCACTATATCATTGCCATCATGCGGGGACAATGCAGAACAAATGTAGTCTATTTTCCCCAACaggtttaatgtttctgtttcagctgcTGACAGTCCTGGAGAGCTTATTACTTCACATTTCTGGATCTAGCCTCCAGTATTTATATGAgtaaaatcagaatttattcAGATGGCaggaaattcaattaaaatgtattgtcaTATGCACCAACGTACCCCAGCTGGGTAAGCACAAGTTAGACATGCTTTTCTCATGTGTTTGTTCTTTGCTTTGTAGGAAATTGTTGTGCTCAATGCTGCAGACTTCTAATGACTCACAGTTTATGTTGGGCCCAATGGAACCAGAAAGTCTAAGTGTGTTTGTGGTGACTGGAACTTATAAGACTGTTACTTTCAACCATATTTAGAACTGCAGAAACCTTTTGGATTACATGTGACCTGCCtcaagaaataagaaataattaatTGCCTTCTATTTAAGCACTTAGCATTACCGTCTCCTGGATGAGTAAGTGTTTACACTACCGAGGTGTGCATAGTCACGTTTTAGTTTCATCGTCCATGTGACAGGTAAGACTGTAGACAGCAAAGAGTTCACTCACTTTGTCAGCTGACTGAGGTCTTCACATGTGAAAGGAAGCAGTAACTTGAAGCGAGTCATCATGTTTCCAGCACACCAGTCCAGCACCAGCTTTCGAACTATTGTAGCTTTCCCAGTTCCCACAGCACCATACAGCAGCACATTGAGTCCGCGACCTTCACTCCAGGCATCGGTTGGGTCAAACAGCTGTTCCACAGTCAGTGAATGGCTAGAGGAGGTTTGGGTTTTGTATGGTGACTGGAGAAGTCCTGCCCTCTCCTCATCctttctttctaaaataagTGGATCTATATGCATGGTCTCTGGACTGAAGAGACCTCCAAACTGTTTCTCCTCTTTGGGAAGGTGGCTGAACCACAGGAAAAGTTTCCTCTTGTGGATCTCTACAGGGTCtataatgagagaaaaaaaagaagaggaatgtgtaaaaaatgttttaaaatgttatgcatGAGGGGACGTTTGTTTGCTGCATTGATTTGCCTCAGTATAGTTCTAGGTTTTGGATGCTTCTGCTCTGAATTTGACATGATGTGTTTGTCTTTAAGTACTGCAGTGGAACAAAGGCAGCAGTTTGCTGTTATCTTTGTCTAAGAGTCTTCAGATTGAAACAGAGTCGAGTACCTTGATTAAAAGAGATGGTGCTGAAAGTCATGCAGTGACAAGACGAGTCCCTTCTCTTCTTCCACCTCCATGCTGCGGGAAGTTGAATTCGCTGTCTGTAATACACAACATGTATCACCTGTTAATTCAGGTTAAACCCATGCAAAATGTtcgtgt harbors:
- the nlrx1 gene encoding NLR family member X1, producing MLQRGVLGSVGRFGPVGAHSRSDWANRRRPYRIDSAEPTLTKGNNNTPKMMSILFRQRIQLPAAWRWKKRRDSSCHCMTFSTISFNQDPVEIHKRKLFLWFSHLPKEEKQFGGLFSPETMHIDPLILERKDEERAGLLQSPYKTQTSSSHSLTVEQLFDPTDAWSEGRGLNVLLYGAVGTGKATIVRKLVLDWCAGNMMTRFKLLLPFTCEDLSQLTKAVSLRDLVGRKYLHLKNHPLLSGDRDHAKDVLFLFNGMEKMQLDFRIGSSELCSDPNEPLPPSVLIVNLLRKYLLPEASILMATRLSAVERIPQKYVSRYAQICGFNDPDRQRAYFTSRLLQSEEAAQNKEAQTLIELLYLNLQSESQLAAVCFLPSYCWLTCATLHFLHFTTPQAPIRTLTGIYTSFFRLNFGGEVLGTRTGTSPSSQEHQSSLMKYVVLTVGKLAFDGVMNKRTSFSDKELEQWIGGKTKTDEELHQLAVFQTDVLDFFLAPCVKSRNHSSKELCEDNEKLYVFAVPALQEYLAALYIVLGENKSALQKLTSQVSVAIGQASEDVSALMNILSKFIPLRLFAIFNLLKLFPKLYEKISTYNKGKIARTMAVEMFRTEDSHNDDVLDQVEQSLLGVHGPQPQQFDDSKSFELYPIFMGGLLQYNNRVLLQQLDCNIQSTTVVQITHALRKYLVRELSKPQPPEELMDLLVLLYEFQNPRLTVEVLSSIKNICLTNVRMTSLKCFILSSVLSCTSASYHLKELDLSSCLLTHNMLLMLGPAFRHAYSLNLQFNNLGPDSCILLKDLLLDPETCISSLQLCDNPLLDSGVRILLEALPQNQSLIYLSLMHTGLGNSGALELAERLPQHTGLEELNVAYNAISDEAAVALVDACREHPTIHTLHLYLNPITDEGKQSLYGRGVTGNQGNNQQVKVLASVTEGSDISGGWHPILRVIQENASSWDHKRVKQQLKVFLQDLEWGREKQTSFWKRLHFRKVQKKVQATLQRLEKDSSSKTK